The Gemmata palustris genome includes a region encoding these proteins:
- a CDS encoding TIGR02996 domain-containing protein has product MSSTLDALYAAIVDNPSDRTVRLVFADALDESGEPGDATRAEFIRAQVTLEGTPDDDPRRPALVAQCQGLFAAHWIEWWRPVCVALGLPEPYVPSPKLRARLKRFVGSDKRVTGEPYIANPEAYSIRSDEHEFTAQFYAGFPEMLAIHRFTIDTLTGQFGLWFDQAPFCRLRVTNELSEFEWNSLDGPHLAKVTELVLDRLTADIADLLFRAPLNGLTSLKVMPLGSPSIVRGLVHKPVWAGLRSLTLSGISTPDSLCEVAESCTLEHLEELVFGVHEVEESQPLGGLWSVLGNAIAGILAQMAHMYPRPTGPIRGPDYWPAFVALSRSPVLPRLRRLRVLDADPNWVARVAEMLVNAGQQAPGAEPFLSDECVHAVADALDPDKLERLELPATRISTACRDELTRRFGPRVVLA; this is encoded by the coding sequence ATGTCGAGCACGCTTGACGCACTGTATGCGGCCATCGTCGACAACCCATCCGACCGCACCGTGCGGCTGGTGTTCGCGGACGCGCTCGACGAGAGCGGTGAGCCGGGTGACGCAACTCGGGCGGAATTCATCCGCGCGCAGGTCACCCTCGAAGGAACGCCTGACGACGATCCCCGCCGCCCCGCGCTGGTGGCCCAGTGCCAGGGTTTGTTCGCGGCGCACTGGATCGAGTGGTGGCGCCCGGTGTGTGTGGCACTCGGGTTACCGGAACCGTATGTGCCCAGCCCGAAGCTCCGCGCGCGGCTCAAGCGCTTCGTTGGCAGCGACAAGCGTGTGACGGGTGAACCGTACATCGCGAACCCCGAAGCGTACTCGATTCGCTCCGACGAACACGAGTTCACCGCGCAGTTTTACGCCGGCTTCCCGGAGATGCTCGCGATCCACAGGTTCACCATCGACACGCTCACCGGACAGTTCGGCCTGTGGTTCGACCAGGCCCCGTTCTGCCGGTTGCGCGTCACAAACGAACTGAGCGAGTTCGAGTGGAACAGTTTGGACGGCCCGCACCTCGCGAAGGTCACCGAACTGGTGCTTGATCGACTCACCGCGGACATCGCGGACCTTTTGTTTCGCGCGCCCCTGAACGGATTGACTTCACTCAAGGTGATGCCGCTCGGGTCACCGAGCATCGTTCGCGGACTGGTCCACAAGCCAGTATGGGCCGGGCTGCGATCCCTGACGCTGAGCGGAATCAGCACGCCCGATTCGTTGTGCGAGGTGGCGGAATCCTGCACCCTGGAGCATCTCGAAGAGCTGGTGTTCGGGGTCCACGAGGTCGAGGAGTCACAACCGCTCGGCGGCCTCTGGAGCGTTCTCGGTAACGCCATCGCGGGGATTCTCGCGCAGATGGCTCACATGTACCCGCGCCCGACCGGACCGATCCGCGGACCGGACTACTGGCCCGCGTTCGTGGCTCTTTCGCGCTCGCCGGTGCTCCCGCGATTGCGCCGGCTGCGGGTACTCGACGCGGACCCGAACTGGGTCGCGCGCGTGGCCGAAATGCTCGTGAACGCGGGCCAGCAAGCACCTGGTGCCGAGCCGTTCCTGTCCGACGAGTGCGTACACGCGGTAGCCGACGCCCTCGACCCGGATAAGCTGGAAAGGCTGGAACTGCCGGCAACGCGGATCAGCACCGCGTGCCGCGACGAGCTGACCCGTCGGTTCGGCCCGCGCGTGGTTCTGGCGTGA
- a CDS encoding FKBP-type peptidyl-prolyl cis-trans isomerase produces the protein MTICALAAAFTIAPFATGEDKKLERPKLDAKEWKKTKSGLEIWDVKEGKGDAVKEGATVVIHYTGWLTDDDATKFDSSVDRGEKAEFPLDNLIKGWQEGIPGMKPGGVRRLKIPADLAYGPKGRGKIPGGATLVFEIELFESK, from the coding sequence ATGACCATCTGCGCCCTGGCCGCCGCGTTCACGATCGCCCCGTTCGCCACGGGCGAGGACAAGAAGCTCGAGCGCCCGAAGCTCGACGCCAAGGAATGGAAGAAGACGAAGTCCGGCCTGGAAATCTGGGACGTGAAGGAAGGCAAAGGCGATGCGGTGAAGGAGGGCGCCACGGTCGTCATCCATTACACCGGCTGGCTCACCGACGACGACGCGACGAAGTTCGACAGCAGCGTGGACCGCGGCGAGAAGGCCGAGTTCCCGCTGGACAACCTCATCAAGGGCTGGCAGGAAGGCATCCCGGGCATGAAGCCGGGCGGCGTGCGCCGGCTCAAGATCCCCGCGGACCTGGCTTACGGCCCGAAGGGGCGCGGGAAGATCCCCGGCGGCGCGACGCTGGTGTTCGAGATCGAGCTGTTCGAGTCGAAGTAA
- a CDS encoding FKBP-type peptidyl-prolyl cis-trans isomerase, protein MPKLDAKEWKKTKSGLEIWDVKEGKGEEVKPGATVVVHYTGWLTDEKNTKFDSSLDRGEKAEFPLGSLVKGWQEGVPGMKPGGVRRLKVPAELGYGARGTGPIPPNATLVFEIELFESK, encoded by the coding sequence ATGCCGAAGCTCGACGCGAAGGAGTGGAAGAAGACGAAATCCGGCCTGGAAATCTGGGACGTGAAAGAGGGTAAGGGCGAGGAAGTGAAACCCGGTGCGACCGTGGTGGTTCACTACACTGGTTGGCTTACTGACGAGAAGAACACGAAATTCGATAGTAGCCTGGACCGCGGCGAGAAAGCCGAGTTCCCGCTGGGCAGCCTTGTCAAGGGTTGGCAGGAGGGCGTTCCGGGTATGAAACCGGGCGGTGTTCGCCGGCTCAAGGTTCCGGCCGAACTCGGATACGGTGCCCGTGGCACTGGACCGATTCCGCCGAACGCGACACTGGTGTTCGAGATCGAATTGTTCGAGTCAAAGTAG
- a CDS encoding SAV_2336 N-terminal domain-related protein, producing the protein MSKPATSNTLNGVVEQCKLLDGMNVEYTAEDVADAVWLAARMCEVRVPEEQEIRAPSAAEQADSPPRPDDSVAPVRTSVGESAVPMEERAPVYLPRSESKIGGTSLRIPLPTPAPDIPKLAHALRALMARQPSRARNILNIDATARRFSEEQFLDPVYTPDSVRGVDLSVVLDIGPSMAVWAHTQAELLQELERLRGFRQVRVGTLESGGAAPVVRFTSSVSNSQKGNPGSNEGLGLIRSSYRNVVLVVTDAVSAAWHSAGIGKMLAEWSRRGRVAIVQVLPPRLWSRTALGPLPEVVLRSLGDIHELMRDIHCQGEQNRRDEPLIPVVPLSQEGLRNLSLLIVGRRKVSVAGRVFVNSTSGRGQLNSGIADRDVLSHFRRAASPQARRLAALLTSTNRVNLQVLRLLAAVGDEAGNRLSMEHVAEVWLGNLLTPLSPDVYTFRAGVRDGLGNELSSTEGRELVKRTADTIKANLHRHSRLSGVVRGNDSVGRWSESLTQLSGDILRELCEEWARQLPFEAGDSLREPSSRCDSLTAGEESHFEEQMLLGMESGPLDPRALPKVVTGILDLHQTVREWVEKSAKVQEHEHIKQNLAYVDLLFSFALGKLGESTQAKKLLEDVWMSLDTPVSMINESAIIKTEVRKILFMAFKYRIEQAIIGGTHAGPMSPEVTKAREIIAVKSRNEGINNPYKTIVYAIDRMFEVSMVLEPHERIDSSQEYYNRAIKLREVFRELSAMHDAQTLADRIRRLYREGASGEKSTKDEQSWILRHTIPLTLRVSADFAAEMLEYVVEGRPFDWSAEYREWKVSPWRAEGQLLTRSLFVAAHFGYDKIAKKLVTHFADLVHSSKAESRFKLICEGAGQLFRSLQRLGLMDEAKQFLTQLQVKVLEGAKLEKLRKKYAHEPRSWNRVLQTLLSLAAGWMRFGMKDQALPILNEARNNLLNQNGSDLQSLDYTNLATMYVGALAQAPLEVAQAQITELFEAMDPRRISNTFTTAPYYSRLHFVLVEATILSLCRMAYRVDL; encoded by the coding sequence GTGAGTAAGCCGGCCACCAGTAACACGCTGAACGGCGTCGTTGAGCAATGCAAACTGCTTGACGGAATGAATGTCGAATACACCGCTGAAGACGTGGCCGACGCGGTGTGGCTCGCCGCACGGATGTGTGAGGTGCGTGTTCCGGAAGAGCAGGAAATTCGTGCCCCCTCAGCTGCCGAGCAAGCAGATTCGCCGCCAAGACCGGACGATTCCGTCGCGCCTGTCCGAACGTCGGTCGGCGAGAGTGCAGTCCCGATGGAGGAACGCGCCCCCGTCTACCTGCCACGAAGCGAGTCAAAGATCGGTGGCACATCTCTGCGAATCCCGCTCCCAACACCGGCGCCAGACATACCAAAGTTGGCTCACGCGCTTCGCGCGTTGATGGCTCGCCAACCGTCACGCGCCCGGAATATTCTCAACATCGACGCGACGGCGCGGAGGTTCTCAGAGGAACAGTTCCTCGATCCCGTCTACACGCCAGACTCAGTACGTGGTGTAGATCTTTCGGTCGTTCTCGATATCGGACCTTCGATGGCTGTCTGGGCACACACGCAAGCTGAGCTTCTGCAAGAGCTCGAGCGCCTGCGAGGATTCCGGCAGGTGCGGGTCGGGACGTTAGAAAGTGGAGGGGCTGCTCCAGTTGTCCGGTTCACCTCTTCCGTGTCGAATTCTCAGAAAGGGAACCCTGGTTCCAACGAAGGTTTGGGGTTGATCAGATCTTCGTATCGGAACGTGGTGCTAGTCGTCACCGATGCCGTGTCGGCAGCATGGCACAGCGCGGGAATTGGAAAGATGTTGGCCGAGTGGTCGCGGCGCGGGAGAGTCGCGATCGTCCAGGTGCTGCCGCCCCGGTTGTGGTCACGTACTGCCCTAGGGCCCCTCCCCGAGGTCGTCCTGCGGTCGCTAGGTGACATCCACGAGTTGATGCGGGACATTCACTGTCAGGGTGAACAAAACCGGCGAGACGAGCCTCTGATCCCAGTTGTCCCGCTCAGTCAGGAAGGGTTGCGGAACCTGTCGCTCCTGATTGTTGGGCGCAGAAAGGTTAGTGTCGCGGGACGGGTGTTCGTGAACAGCACGTCTGGTAGGGGGCAACTTAACTCCGGCATTGCGGATCGAGACGTTCTTAGTCACTTCCGGCGGGCGGCCTCTCCACAAGCCCGCCGTCTTGCGGCGTTACTCACATCCACGAACCGAGTCAATCTGCAGGTCCTCCGATTACTCGCTGCTGTCGGCGATGAAGCTGGGAACCGACTCAGCATGGAACATGTCGCCGAAGTATGGTTGGGTAATTTGTTGACCCCACTTTCGCCCGATGTTTACACTTTCCGCGCTGGCGTTCGAGACGGTCTAGGGAACGAACTCTCGTCAACCGAAGGGCGTGAACTCGTCAAGCGCACCGCAGACACGATTAAAGCGAACCTCCACCGTCACTCGAGGTTGAGCGGGGTAGTGAGAGGAAACGACTCAGTTGGACGCTGGAGTGAATCACTCACTCAACTATCCGGAGATATCCTCCGCGAACTCTGTGAGGAATGGGCACGACAACTGCCGTTCGAAGCCGGTGATTCATTGAGAGAGCCATCTTCGCGGTGTGACTCGCTCACTGCGGGAGAGGAGTCTCATTTTGAAGAGCAGATGTTACTCGGCATGGAATCCGGTCCTCTTGATCCTCGTGCCTTGCCGAAGGTTGTAACGGGGATACTCGACTTGCATCAAACAGTTCGCGAGTGGGTCGAGAAGTCGGCCAAAGTGCAGGAGCATGAGCACATAAAGCAGAACCTCGCTTATGTCGATCTGTTGTTCTCGTTCGCGCTGGGGAAACTCGGCGAATCGACACAGGCGAAAAAATTACTCGAAGATGTTTGGATGTCGCTAGATACCCCGGTCTCGATGATCAATGAATCAGCGATTATAAAGACGGAGGTGCGAAAAATTTTATTCATGGCATTCAAGTACCGAATCGAGCAGGCGATCATTGGGGGGACACATGCTGGGCCGATGTCACCGGAGGTGACGAAGGCAAGGGAGATAATCGCTGTCAAAAGCAGAAATGAGGGGATCAACAATCCGTATAAGACTATTGTGTACGCCATCGACCGGATGTTTGAAGTGTCGATGGTCTTGGAACCACATGAAAGAATCGACTCAAGTCAAGAATATTACAATCGCGCAATTAAGCTAAGAGAGGTATTCCGCGAGCTATCCGCTATGCACGATGCGCAGACGCTGGCCGATCGAATCCGTCGTTTGTACCGAGAGGGTGCGAGTGGCGAGAAGTCAACTAAGGATGAGCAGTCCTGGATATTGCGCCACACAATCCCGCTAACTCTACGAGTGAGCGCTGATTTCGCCGCCGAAATGCTCGAATACGTTGTCGAAGGCAGGCCTTTTGATTGGTCAGCAGAATACAGAGAATGGAAAGTATCACCTTGGAGGGCTGAAGGCCAACTGCTGACCCGGTCTCTTTTTGTGGCAGCTCACTTCGGCTATGACAAGATCGCTAAGAAACTGGTTACGCATTTTGCCGACCTCGTCCACAGCAGCAAGGCGGAGTCGCGTTTCAAGTTGATTTGCGAAGGTGCGGGCCAACTATTTCGAAGTCTTCAAAGACTCGGCCTAATGGACGAGGCTAAGCAGTTCCTGACGCAGTTGCAGGTCAAGGTATTGGAGGGAGCAAAGCTGGAGAAACTCCGGAAGAAGTACGCACATGAGCCTCGATCGTGGAATCGAGTGTTGCAGACATTACTGAGCCTCGCCGCAGGCTGGATGAGGTTTGGTATGAAGGACCAAGCCTTGCCAATCCTGAACGAGGCGCGGAACAATCTGCTCAACCAAAATGGTTCCGATTTGCAGTCGCTTGATTACACAAATTTAGCCACAATGTATGTGGGCGCGCTGGCTCAGGCCCCACTGGAGGTGGCGCAAGCGCAGATCACGGAATTGTTCGAAGCAATGGACCCAAGGCGGATCAGCAACACATTTACGACTGCGCCGTATTACTCGCGACTGCACTTCGTCCTCGTTGAAGCTACTATCTTATCCCTGTGCCGTATGGCATACCGCGTTGATCTGTAG
- a CDS encoding AAA family ATPase gives MPPWRDFSESLPAFDSQYHCDDKVAEVVNAAILLRRPLLVTGRPGSGKSSLARAIADDLRLGEVLTWPINSRSTLTEGLYTYDAIARLRDAQLPLKKGEAHKPIGEYIRLNALGTALYGHPKKAAGNPRVLLIDEIDKSDIDLPNDLLHVFERGEFEIPELVRLADRLASEVVETADPPPRGSSRSRVPIEGGVVRCTSFPIVIMTSNGERDFPPAFFRRCLRVKLPDPTLEHLTAIIHAHFRQCNSEAKELINEFLKSLSQNRELANDQLMNAVHLLTVARIPDAEQRVSLRELLFKGLTSE, from the coding sequence GTGCCACCCTGGCGGGACTTCTCGGAATCTCTGCCAGCTTTCGATTCGCAATACCATTGCGACGATAAAGTCGCCGAAGTCGTGAATGCTGCCATCCTGCTTCGACGACCGCTGTTGGTCACAGGGCGACCAGGATCGGGCAAATCGTCTCTGGCTCGAGCGATTGCGGATGACCTACGACTCGGAGAGGTACTCACTTGGCCGATCAACTCCCGCTCGACCCTGACCGAAGGACTTTACACCTACGACGCGATCGCCCGGTTGCGGGATGCACAACTCCCGCTGAAGAAAGGGGAGGCTCACAAACCAATCGGTGAATATATCCGACTCAATGCACTCGGAACAGCTCTCTATGGCCACCCCAAAAAGGCGGCGGGGAACCCGCGGGTGTTGCTGATCGACGAGATCGACAAGAGCGACATCGACCTGCCGAATGACCTGCTCCACGTCTTTGAGCGGGGCGAATTCGAGATCCCAGAACTCGTGCGCCTCGCCGATCGGCTGGCAAGTGAGGTAGTGGAAACCGCAGATCCGCCTCCACGTGGTTCATCCCGGAGTCGCGTTCCAATTGAGGGCGGGGTGGTGAGGTGTACGAGCTTCCCGATCGTGATCATGACAAGTAACGGCGAACGGGATTTCCCTCCCGCATTCTTCCGGCGCTGCCTTCGCGTCAAACTCCCTGATCCAACGCTGGAGCACTTGACGGCAATTATCCACGCCCACTTCAGGCAGTGCAACTCAGAGGCCAAGGAATTGATCAATGAATTCCTGAAATCGCTGAGTCAGAACCGAGAATTGGCAAACGACCAACTGATGAACGCCGTGCATCTGTTGACCGTGGCGCGAATACCCGATGCCGAGCAACGAGTCAGTTTGCGCGAATTGCTCTTCAAAGGACTCACCAGTGAGTAA
- a CDS encoding VMAP-C domain-containing protein gives MGILTGRQIGLLRDCIAKHFTLEDVIELVRVELNEQLRGMVALEGRNLKSVAFDMIEWLEARERIPDLLRAIRQDRAGVSDVVEFCDDLLLSPGGKKSASGGQQVRGETSEIATKLTRPTKNVDKLPKFDAWLTVSISRPDPAAVAYLMRAWAFHAGDNLGAPLPYTVPEYLLKGQIADCLPTFREATTRLLGHTQFNIELVVPRELRDIDFNSALVDEHPITVRCVHRIARYDLRNRLEERWKHATKNGTIHHVAEPSERAGETIIWLPERSRWEAALKVVNAAIDIAGVIFPTASEATPRRIEEVIAAGVPLLVWPRRGDLRVIRAELTSIFSTTPWVELPSALWARRHSTDSIIWRELVMLFDNPNRIPVDRNPLFRFQSPTGSPK, from the coding sequence ATGGGTATTCTGACTGGACGTCAGATTGGCTTGCTGCGTGATTGCATTGCTAAACACTTCACACTGGAAGACGTTATTGAGCTCGTGCGCGTCGAACTGAATGAGCAGCTGCGCGGGATGGTGGCCCTTGAAGGTCGCAATTTGAAATCCGTTGCGTTCGACATGATCGAGTGGCTTGAGGCACGGGAGCGGATACCAGACCTTCTCCGCGCGATCCGTCAGGATCGCGCGGGAGTATCTGATGTCGTTGAGTTTTGCGACGACCTCCTTCTCTCGCCGGGAGGGAAAAAGAGTGCATCGGGCGGGCAACAGGTAAGAGGGGAAACGTCTGAAATAGCAACCAAGTTGACGAGGCCAACAAAGAATGTCGACAAACTGCCAAAGTTCGATGCTTGGCTAACTGTTTCGATTAGCCGACCCGACCCCGCTGCGGTGGCGTACCTCATGAGGGCATGGGCCTTTCATGCCGGCGACAACCTCGGGGCGCCACTTCCCTATACGGTACCTGAATACCTCCTGAAGGGACAGATCGCCGATTGTCTTCCGACCTTTCGAGAAGCTACCACGAGGTTACTTGGTCACACTCAGTTTAACATTGAACTTGTCGTTCCTCGCGAGCTCCGTGATATCGACTTCAATTCGGCGCTCGTCGACGAGCATCCAATCACTGTCCGTTGCGTCCATCGCATCGCGAGATATGACCTCCGAAATCGACTCGAAGAGCGCTGGAAGCATGCCACAAAAAACGGCACAATACACCATGTCGCCGAACCGTCCGAGAGAGCCGGCGAGACGATTATCTGGCTGCCCGAGCGAAGCCGATGGGAAGCAGCCCTGAAGGTGGTGAACGCAGCGATTGACATCGCTGGGGTAATTTTTCCTACCGCCAGTGAAGCGACGCCTCGACGAATTGAGGAAGTGATCGCTGCCGGTGTGCCACTGCTCGTGTGGCCACGACGGGGTGATCTGCGAGTCATTCGCGCTGAACTCACCTCGATCTTCAGCACAACTCCTTGGGTCGAGTTGCCCTCGGCACTTTGGGCACGACGACACTCTACTGACTCTATAATCTGGCGTGAATTGGTGATGTTGTTCGATAACCCAAACCGGATCCCCGTCGACAGGAACCCGCTCTTCCGTTTCCAGTCTCCGACAGGTAGCCCCAAATGA
- a CDS encoding S8/S53 family peptidase yields the protein MSFVASRWLLIERPSPSASPDLESLTSSIPTAWSAVAPLSGGSIHPWDQAHHAVLAPSALGLESLGAMYAEPDFVQAFPFPRPEGGGLESLRSSPCEDRSPNFFWPVGVPAHGWHLDKEHSLLKAARDRVGDPGDGRRVRVGILDTGYDPHHITRPINLLTELQRNFADGDEGDATDPGRHFPGNQPGHGTATLALLAGGRVQIPDAGFDDFVGGAPFAEVVPVRIANSVIHISSNAMAAGIRYATQLKCQVVSISMGGVPARAWATAVNEAYEAGVAIFAAAGNRFGLSPPASIIWPARFGRVVAVCGVTADGTPYHKSGLHSNMQGCFGPPAKMNTAIAAYTPNTPWAIMGCQGAIGFGGGTSSATPQAAAAAALWIQANPAPPGVATWQRVEAVRHALFSSADRSFGEVDKFYGRGVLKATAALDQPFRTDLPKTAPDSVSFPWLRLLNVLESMPRGRELMFEVEALQLFLQSQRLQELAGGADPISDNPSRAEIKAVLDAMWQSPAVSQALRTHLSGLFKLM from the coding sequence ATGTCCTTCGTTGCCTCGCGCTGGCTGCTGATCGAGCGTCCGTCACCGTCCGCATCTCCCGATCTTGAATCCCTCACCTCGTCGATACCGACGGCATGGTCTGCGGTCGCCCCCTTGTCGGGCGGGTCCATCCACCCGTGGGACCAGGCGCACCATGCGGTCCTAGCCCCGTCGGCCCTCGGGCTGGAATCCCTGGGAGCGATGTACGCGGAGCCGGACTTCGTCCAGGCGTTCCCGTTCCCGCGGCCAGAGGGCGGCGGGTTAGAGTCGCTCCGCTCATCCCCGTGTGAGGACCGAAGCCCTAACTTTTTCTGGCCGGTCGGCGTGCCCGCTCATGGGTGGCACCTGGACAAAGAACACTCCCTGTTGAAGGCCGCCCGCGACCGGGTCGGGGACCCCGGCGACGGGCGGCGGGTGCGGGTCGGCATTCTGGACACTGGGTACGACCCGCACCACATTACCCGCCCGATAAACCTGCTAACCGAACTGCAGCGGAACTTCGCCGACGGGGACGAAGGGGACGCGACCGACCCCGGCCGACACTTTCCCGGCAACCAGCCCGGACACGGGACCGCGACCCTCGCCCTCCTCGCCGGCGGGCGGGTCCAAATCCCGGACGCCGGGTTCGACGATTTCGTCGGTGGCGCGCCGTTCGCCGAAGTCGTGCCCGTCCGCATCGCCAACTCGGTGATCCATATATCGTCGAACGCGATGGCTGCCGGGATCCGGTACGCTACGCAGTTGAAGTGCCAGGTGGTGTCGATCAGCATGGGTGGGGTGCCGGCCCGGGCATGGGCGACGGCGGTGAACGAGGCGTATGAGGCGGGGGTTGCGATCTTCGCGGCGGCCGGGAACCGTTTCGGTCTGTCGCCCCCCGCGTCGATCATTTGGCCAGCCCGGTTCGGCCGAGTGGTTGCGGTGTGTGGGGTGACGGCCGACGGGACACCGTACCACAAATCGGGTTTGCATAGCAACATGCAGGGGTGCTTTGGCCCGCCGGCGAAAATGAACACGGCGATAGCGGCGTACACCCCGAACACACCGTGGGCGATCATGGGGTGCCAGGGGGCGATTGGGTTCGGGGGCGGCACGTCGTCTGCGACCCCGCAGGCCGCGGCCGCCGCGGCCCTGTGGATCCAGGCTAACCCGGCTCCTCCTGGAGTAGCCACATGGCAGCGGGTCGAGGCCGTCCGGCACGCATTGTTCTCGTCCGCTGACCGCTCGTTTGGCGAAGTCGATAAGTTCTACGGCCGAGGGGTACTGAAAGCGACGGCGGCGCTCGACCAGCCGTTCCGCACCGACCTCCCGAAGACCGCGCCGGATTCGGTCTCGTTTCCGTGGCTGAGGCTCCTTAACGTCCTCGAATCGATGCCACGCGGCCGGGAGTTGATGTTCGAGGTGGAGGCGCTGCAACTATTCCTCCAGTCGCAACGGTTACAGGAACTGGCTGGCGGCGCGGACCCGATCTCCGATAACCCGTCGCGGGCCGAGATCAAGGCCGTGTTAGATGCTATGTGGCAGTCCCCGGCGGTCTCACAGGCACTCCGCACGCACCTGTCGGGCCTTTTCAAACTAATGTGA
- a CDS encoding trypsin-like peptidase domain-containing protein produces the protein MPRRGLTGKQFGELLSALQSAFPNTDDLRTPLMVNLEVNLNDIVTTMPRTQQLRQVVEWAESRSQVKELITALRDPNFGNDTNLALKAFAMSIGADSGIEKLLEKLISRNQFPFKDPAEWRAAMVRAESVICRIENPESEPIGTGFLLGPDLVLTNKHVMLEALDAGPAQGIRCRFGYHICENNTTDDGTSHALANPWEVASSEVANLDYSLVRLAIRTGDEPIGSFKDAPIRRWLSTDANRPVDNQALFILQHPKGGTLKVAGGTLKSSEKTGWLNYEVDTEKGSSGSPVLDSGWQLIALHSRAGHEAVNRGVSIRAIRDDLKPEVLALLNPRPGQ, from the coding sequence ATGCCCCGGCGCGGACTGACCGGCAAACAGTTTGGTGAACTCCTAAGCGCACTTCAGAGTGCGTTCCCGAACACAGATGATCTGCGAACGCCCCTGATGGTGAACCTCGAGGTGAACCTGAACGACATCGTCACAACCATGCCGCGGACACAACAACTGCGGCAGGTAGTAGAGTGGGCAGAGTCCCGGAGTCAGGTGAAGGAATTGATCACCGCTCTCCGCGATCCGAACTTCGGGAACGACACCAACCTCGCCCTGAAAGCCTTCGCCATGTCTATCGGGGCTGACTCCGGTATCGAGAAGTTGCTTGAGAAATTAATCTCCCGAAATCAGTTCCCGTTCAAGGACCCGGCGGAGTGGCGGGCTGCAATGGTGCGGGCCGAGTCGGTCATTTGCAGGATCGAGAACCCAGAGAGCGAACCAATCGGCACGGGGTTCCTGCTGGGGCCCGACTTGGTGCTGACGAACAAACACGTCATGCTCGAAGCACTCGACGCCGGCCCGGCGCAGGGCATCCGCTGTAGGTTCGGGTACCATATTTGCGAAAACAACACTACGGACGACGGGACATCGCACGCCCTCGCTAACCCGTGGGAAGTCGCGTCAAGCGAGGTCGCGAACCTCGACTACTCGCTCGTTCGCCTCGCGATTAGAACCGGTGACGAACCGATTGGTAGTTTCAAGGATGCACCGATCCGCCGGTGGCTGTCGACCGACGCGAACCGGCCCGTCGATAATCAGGCGCTGTTCATCCTCCAGCATCCAAAGGGAGGCACACTGAAAGTGGCCGGAGGGACGCTGAAGTCGAGCGAGAAGACGGGGTGGCTGAATTATGAGGTCGATACCGAGAAAGGGTCGTCCGGGTCGCCGGTTCTCGATAGTGGCTGGCAACTCATTGCATTGCATTCGAGGGCAGGGCACGAGGCGGTCAACCGCGGTGTCTCGATTCGAGCGATCCGCGATGACCTCAAGCCCGAGGTTCTGGCACTCCTCAATCCTCGGCCAGGTCAGTGA
- a CDS encoding phage terminase small subunit P27 family: MPRGGNNRIPPSQHLARGTYRKDRHSELPTDPITPPPLAPDPPTALTDRGRVVWDRLYPLVTSQGIVTELDRYIFAAYCQFEAFYTEAAEHVRDEGCFKKPKRGESAEGVQHSKWYRLMRDSLAQVKSLAAMLGLTPVDRHRVTKAKIEGQTEDVTNKKPVSDLDRIADVRLLR; the protein is encoded by the coding sequence ATGCCACGCGGCGGCAACAACAGAATCCCGCCCTCACAGCACCTCGCGCGCGGGACGTACCGCAAGGACCGGCACAGTGAACTGCCGACCGACCCCATTACGCCCCCGCCCCTCGCCCCCGACCCGCCCACGGCACTAACTGATCGGGGCCGCGTGGTCTGGGACCGGCTCTACCCGCTCGTGACCTCGCAGGGCATCGTGACCGAATTGGATCGCTACATCTTCGCGGCTTACTGTCAGTTCGAGGCCTTCTATACCGAGGCGGCCGAACACGTCAGGGATGAGGGGTGTTTCAAGAAGCCCAAACGGGGCGAGAGCGCGGAGGGTGTGCAGCACTCGAAGTGGTACCGCCTCATGCGAGATTCACTGGCGCAGGTGAAAAGCCTTGCGGCAATGCTCGGCCTGACGCCCGTCGATCGGCACCGCGTCACAAAGGCGAAGATCGAGGGGCAGACCGAGGACGTGACCAACAAGAAGCCAGTGAGCGATCTCGATCGGATCGCGGACGTTCGCTTGCTCCGCTGA